One Novipirellula caenicola genomic window carries:
- the pnp gene encoding polyribonucleotide nucleotidyltransferase, which translates to MTVNKIRVEKKIGHSVLSFETGQLAKQAAGSVMVQYGETSVLVAAASSDPRPGLDFFPLMCDYRERLAAAGKFPGGFLKREGRPSTKETLSARLMDRPIRPLWPAGYKDEVQVQAFVVASDMQNDGDVLAMNGAAVALHISELPFQGPVASVRVGKVDGKLVAFPTFEDLESSELDMIVSGSRDKVAMIEGFANEMAEDDMMEAINFAHDVIREIIELQDELYKKVNPKKKEYVAPEDDGLFQRLNDAYYDDFRAAQQTSGKQDRAEAVRNLRDRAMSEVIPDPNADGAICVNRFKSVWHDLEEKVVRDLILAGTRPDGRDNNSLRQIYCETDLLPRVHGSALFQRGETQALITITLGTARDEQRVDGLQEEYSKKFMLDYNFPSFSVGECRPIRGPGRREIGHGCLAERSVAPVLPAAEDFPYTIRVISDILESNGSSSMASVCGATLGLMAAGVPISNPVAGISVGLVQSSPDNWVLLTDILGTEDHFGDMDFKIAGTQNGITGIQLDLKVTGIGDDVIRATLKQSREARIEILRKMLTTIQRPRREISPTAPRLLRTKIAPDKIGALIGPGGKNIRSIQETTGCVIEVDDDGTVLVASSNKESAAEAMRQVEACTATVQIGKIYDGVVSSIKDFGAFVEILPGRDGLCHISEISTGYISSIDKVVAVGDPMKVLVIDVDEHDRVKLSRRRALEELGEEDELASAVEGDEDDRGGDDRGGSDEDRPRRRRGGSGGGGRGRSGGGGGGRR; encoded by the coding sequence GTGACTGTGAATAAAATTAGAGTTGAAAAGAAGATCGGACACAGCGTGTTGTCGTTCGAGACCGGCCAATTAGCGAAGCAGGCTGCCGGTAGTGTGATGGTTCAGTATGGCGAGACTTCGGTGCTGGTTGCGGCCGCATCGAGCGACCCGCGGCCGGGTTTGGATTTCTTTCCCCTGATGTGTGATTACCGCGAGCGTTTGGCTGCGGCTGGTAAATTTCCTGGTGGTTTTCTGAAGCGAGAAGGCCGTCCGAGCACCAAAGAAACTCTGAGTGCTCGTTTGATGGATCGCCCGATCCGTCCGCTATGGCCCGCAGGTTACAAAGACGAAGTTCAAGTGCAGGCGTTTGTTGTCGCCAGCGACATGCAGAACGATGGTGACGTGTTGGCGATGAATGGTGCCGCGGTTGCACTGCACATCAGCGAACTGCCGTTCCAAGGCCCCGTGGCTTCGGTTCGTGTCGGTAAAGTGGACGGCAAACTTGTTGCCTTCCCAACGTTCGAAGATCTTGAGTCGAGCGAATTGGACATGATCGTCAGCGGGTCACGCGACAAGGTTGCGATGATCGAAGGTTTCGCTAACGAAATGGCCGAAGACGACATGATGGAAGCAATTAATTTTGCCCATGATGTGATTCGCGAAATCATCGAGTTGCAAGACGAGCTGTACAAGAAGGTCAATCCGAAGAAGAAAGAGTACGTCGCGCCAGAAGACGACGGATTGTTCCAACGACTCAACGACGCCTACTACGACGATTTCCGCGCTGCTCAACAAACCTCGGGCAAGCAAGATCGCGCCGAAGCGGTTCGCAATCTGCGTGACCGTGCAATGAGCGAAGTCATTCCTGATCCCAACGCCGACGGCGCCATCTGTGTCAATCGCTTCAAATCGGTTTGGCACGACTTGGAAGAAAAAGTCGTTCGCGATTTGATTCTCGCCGGCACGCGACCTGACGGACGTGACAACAACAGTCTCCGTCAGATCTACTGTGAAACCGACCTGTTGCCTCGCGTTCACGGATCGGCATTGTTCCAACGTGGCGAAACACAAGCGTTGATCACCATCACGCTGGGAACCGCTCGCGACGAACAACGTGTGGATGGTTTGCAAGAAGAGTACAGCAAGAAGTTCATGCTGGACTACAACTTCCCATCGTTCTCGGTTGGCGAATGCCGCCCGATTCGTGGCCCTGGACGTCGCGAAATCGGTCACGGATGTTTGGCAGAGCGAAGTGTTGCCCCGGTATTGCCCGCGGCCGAAGACTTCCCCTACACGATCCGCGTGATCAGCGACATTCTGGAATCCAACGGCAGCAGCTCGATGGCTTCGGTTTGTGGTGCAACGCTCGGCTTGATGGCCGCCGGTGTTCCGATTAGTAACCCTGTTGCGGGTATTTCGGTGGGCTTGGTGCAAAGCTCGCCTGACAATTGGGTCCTGTTGACCGACATCCTCGGTACCGAAGATCACTTCGGCGACATGGACTTCAAGATCGCGGGAACCCAAAACGGGATCACCGGTATCCAGCTCGATTTGAAGGTCACCGGTATCGGCGATGACGTCATCCGAGCGACGTTGAAGCAATCTCGCGAAGCTCGTATCGAGATCCTTCGCAAAATGTTGACGACGATCCAACGTCCTCGTCGCGAGATTTCGCCTACCGCGCCTCGTTTGCTTCGCACCAAGATCGCTCCCGACAAGATCGGTGCTCTGATCGGACCTGGCGGAAAGAATATCCGCAGCATCCAAGAAACCACCGGATGTGTGATCGAAGTGGACGACGATGGAACCGTTTTGGTCGCCAGTTCGAACAAAGAATCGGCTGCCGAAGCGATGCGTCAAGTCGAAGCATGCACGGCGACCGTCCAGATCGGCAAGATCTACGACGGCGTGGTTAGCAGCATCAAGGACTTCGGTGCATTCGTCGAAATCTTGCCCGGACGTGACGGACTGTGTCACATCAGCGAAATCAGCACCGGTTACATCAGCAGCATCGACAAGGTCGTTGCGGTTGGCGATCCAATGAAGGTGTTGGTCATCGATGTCGATGAGCATGACCGCGTCAAGCTGAGCCGACGCCGTGCGTTGGAAGAGCTAGGTGAGGAAGATGAATTGGCATCGGCCGTCGAAGGCGATGAGGACGATCGTGGCGGTGATGACCGTGGCGGCAGCGACGAAGATCGCCCACGTCGACGTCGTGGCGGAAGCGGCGGTGGTGGCCGCGGACGCAGCGGTGGCGGTGGCGGCGGACGTCGCTAA
- the rpsO gene encoding 30S ribosomal protein S15 encodes MTISKERKSEVIKEHGKASDDTGSPEVQIAILTERINGLTEHMRTHRKDYASRRGLLGLVSRRRRLLDYVRGEDPQRYLDIIGKLGIRK; translated from the coding sequence ATGACGATTTCGAAAGAACGTAAGTCCGAAGTCATTAAGGAACACGGAAAAGCCAGCGATGACACTGGTTCGCCGGAAGTTCAAATTGCGATCCTGACCGAGCGTATTAATGGTTTGACGGAGCACATGCGAACCCATCGCAAGGATTACGCTTCACGGCGTGGGTTGTTGGGATTGGTAAGTCGCCGTCGGCGTTTGCTGGATTACGTGCGAGGCGAGGACCCGCAGCGGTACCTCGATATCATCGGTAAGTTGGGCATCCGTAAATAG
- a CDS encoding NAD(P)/FAD-dependent oxidoreductase: MNESLKHVVIIGGGFAGLNAAKALGRDKRVSVTLIDRRNHHLFQPLLYQVAMAGLSPADIAAPLRSILSKETNVRVLCGRVDSIQLDERTVSATFGKVSYDYLLVACGAQHSYFGHNEWEANAPGLKTLEQATEIRRRVLEAFEKAELTKDLDERRKQLTFVVVGAGPTGVELAGAIGEMSRFTLARDFRNVDSKLARIILIEAGPRILPMFSEKLSSRAMRDLESLGVQTWTDSRVTRIDENGVDVSGDRINAATVLWAAGVQASEIGNQDGFERDRQGRIRVQKDLSVAEHPEVFVAGDLCSFTDENERPLPGIAPVAMQQGRHFAKVIRCELDQKPRPEFHYVDKGQMATIGRSRAIAEVGKYRLTGFPAWLAWLVVHIYFLTGFRNRLFVILSWTWSFISFRRGARLILEKHWRFYGKDSSAQDDSPKMSGIGPVETMPVGVRPPESNAENANAPAQAAPSKSAR; the protein is encoded by the coding sequence ATGAATGAATCGTTGAAGCATGTGGTGATTATCGGAGGCGGGTTCGCCGGTTTGAATGCGGCCAAAGCATTAGGCCGAGACAAACGGGTGTCGGTCACGTTGATTGACCGCCGTAACCATCATCTGTTTCAGCCGCTGCTGTATCAGGTCGCGATGGCGGGTCTCAGCCCTGCGGATATCGCCGCCCCCCTGCGGAGCATTTTGTCGAAAGAAACGAATGTTCGCGTGCTGTGTGGCCGTGTCGATTCGATCCAACTTGACGAACGGACGGTCAGTGCGACGTTTGGCAAGGTCAGCTACGATTATTTGCTGGTCGCATGTGGGGCTCAGCACAGTTATTTCGGGCACAACGAGTGGGAAGCGAATGCCCCCGGACTCAAGACGCTCGAGCAGGCCACCGAGATTCGCCGCCGCGTTTTGGAAGCGTTTGAAAAGGCGGAATTGACCAAGGATTTGGATGAACGTCGCAAACAGTTGACGTTTGTCGTGGTGGGAGCCGGGCCGACGGGAGTCGAGTTGGCTGGTGCGATTGGTGAAATGAGTCGTTTTACGTTGGCTCGCGATTTCCGCAACGTCGACTCCAAGCTGGCTCGCATTATCTTGATCGAAGCTGGGCCGCGAATCCTGCCGATGTTCTCGGAAAAATTGTCCAGCCGAGCGATGCGGGATCTCGAGTCGCTTGGGGTTCAAACTTGGACCGACAGCCGGGTGACCCGAATTGACGAAAACGGAGTCGATGTGTCGGGCGACCGCATCAACGCCGCGACCGTGTTATGGGCTGCCGGGGTGCAAGCGTCCGAGATCGGCAACCAAGATGGGTTCGAGCGGGATCGTCAGGGACGAATTCGCGTGCAAAAGGATCTCTCGGTCGCCGAACATCCCGAAGTCTTTGTCGCGGGCGACTTGTGTAGTTTTACGGACGAAAACGAGCGACCTTTGCCTGGGATCGCCCCAGTGGCAATGCAGCAAGGACGCCACTTTGCCAAAGTGATCCGCTGCGAATTGGACCAAAAGCCACGGCCCGAGTTTCATTACGTCGACAAAGGGCAGATGGCCACGATCGGCCGCAGTCGTGCGATCGCCGAAGTGGGCAAGTACCGCTTGACCGGATTTCCCGCTTGGTTGGCATGGCTGGTGGTCCACATCTATTTCTTGACCGGTTTCCGGAATCGGTTGTTCGTGATCCTTAGTTGGACTTGGTCGTTCATCTCGTTCCGCCGCGGGGCGAGGTTGATTTTAGAGAAGCATTGGCGGTTCTATGGCAAAGATTCGTCTGCGCAGGACGATTCCCCCAAAATGAGCGGGATTGGTCCTGTGGAAACGATGCCAGTGGGCGTTCGTCCGCCGGAATCCAACGCCGAAAACGCGAACGCTCCCGCACAGGCCGCTCCCTCTAAATCGGCTCGCTAA
- a CDS encoding aldehyde dehydrogenase family protein, which translates to MSVATNSPVPESLQPFLSSPKKMLIGGKWVDAQSGKTFEVFDPASDQVIAEVAEGEAADVELAVAAARKAFDQGPWSRMSGSERSRLIWRIAELIEEHADELAQIETLDNGKPFAVAKAADVALAADMFRYMAGWATKIEGNTIPIHLPYAPDAEFHAFTLREPVGVVGQIIPWNFPLLMAAWKLAPALTTGCTVILKPAEQTPLSALRLGELILQAGVPDGVVNIVTGFGETAGAAIASHEQIDKVAFTGSTEVGKLIINAATGNLKRVSLELGGKSPNVIYDDADLDSAIAGAADAIFFNQGEVCSAGSRLFVQKGVYDEVVAGVSEIAKNLKVGSGFDASTQMGPLVSREQFDRVTGYLKAGVAEGAEAAAGGSALDRPGYFVQPTVLKNASEDMSVVREEIFGPVVAAMPFGDESELVNQANNTAYGLAAGIWTRDISKAHRFAKAVKAGSVWINCYSVFDAALPFGGYKQSGWGREMGHAVLENYLQTKSVCVSL; encoded by the coding sequence ATGTCTGTCGCAACCAATTCCCCCGTCCCCGAGTCGCTGCAGCCGTTTCTGAGTTCGCCCAAGAAAATGTTGATTGGCGGCAAATGGGTTGATGCCCAAAGCGGCAAGACATTCGAGGTTTTTGATCCGGCCAGCGACCAAGTGATCGCAGAAGTGGCCGAAGGCGAAGCGGCGGATGTGGAATTGGCAGTCGCCGCTGCCCGAAAAGCTTTCGACCAAGGTCCGTGGTCCAGGATGAGCGGATCCGAGCGTTCGCGTTTGATCTGGCGAATCGCGGAACTGATCGAAGAACACGCCGACGAACTAGCGCAGATTGAAACGCTCGACAACGGCAAACCGTTCGCCGTGGCCAAGGCGGCGGATGTCGCATTGGCGGCCGACATGTTTCGTTACATGGCCGGTTGGGCCACCAAGATCGAAGGCAACACGATCCCGATTCATTTGCCGTACGCTCCCGATGCCGAGTTTCATGCGTTCACATTGCGAGAGCCTGTCGGGGTGGTCGGCCAGATCATTCCTTGGAACTTTCCGCTGTTGATGGCCGCTTGGAAATTGGCGCCCGCGTTGACGACCGGTTGCACTGTAATTCTAAAACCAGCCGAACAGACCCCGTTGTCGGCACTGCGATTGGGCGAATTGATTCTTCAAGCGGGAGTGCCCGATGGCGTTGTCAATATCGTCACGGGTTTTGGTGAAACGGCCGGAGCGGCGATCGCATCCCACGAACAAATCGACAAGGTCGCCTTCACCGGGTCGACCGAGGTCGGCAAGTTGATCATCAATGCGGCCACCGGCAACTTGAAACGCGTCAGCCTCGAACTTGGCGGCAAGAGTCCCAATGTGATCTATGACGACGCCGATCTTGATTCTGCGATCGCCGGGGCCGCCGATGCCATCTTCTTTAACCAAGGCGAGGTTTGTAGCGCCGGGTCGAGATTGTTTGTGCAAAAGGGGGTCTACGACGAAGTGGTCGCCGGGGTCAGCGAGATTGCCAAAAACTTGAAAGTCGGTAGCGGCTTTGATGCTTCGACCCAAATGGGGCCGTTGGTTTCGCGTGAGCAATTTGATCGCGTCACCGGATATCTGAAAGCCGGGGTGGCCGAAGGAGCCGAGGCGGCGGCGGGTGGTTCGGCGCTGGATCGACCCGGCTACTTCGTGCAACCGACCGTGCTGAAAAACGCATCCGAGGACATGTCGGTGGTGCGTGAAGAGATTTTTGGACCCGTGGTGGCCGCAATGCCATTTGGTGATGAAAGCGAGCTTGTGAATCAAGCCAACAATACCGCTTACGGGTTGGCGGCAGGCATTTGGACGCGTGACATTTCCAAGGCACATCGGTTTGCCAAAGCGGTCAAAGCCGGTTCGGTGTGGATTAACTGCTACAGCGTGTTCGATGCGGCACTGCCCTTTGGCGGTTACAAACAGTCGGGTTGGGGCCGTGAGATGGGGCATGCGGTTTTGGAAAACTACCTGCAAACCAAATCCGTTTGCGTCAGTTTGTAA
- a CDS encoding VWA domain-containing protein, which produces MMLPTRIGFDQPGYLWLLLFLPLLWWYGYRSLAALGRFRRGFALLFRTVVWTGIVFALAGVQWVWVSDRVTVMYLLDQSESIPRVKRQVMLDYVIRNVRRHRDGTREDRAGIVVFGRDASIEIPPFDDDIPPLRRLESLRDRTDATNLESALNLAQASMPEDTSRRIVIVTDGNENIGQARKLAARAAQAGIGIDVVPVIIDTKSEVLVEKIDLPDNIRKGQPFEARIVVSNYSEAGSGEPVEGKLRVKQRVGGQESLLLEQSVTLDDGKNVFPLRHQIEQPAGYTYEAEFVPDAADDDGIRQNNSATAYTYVRGKGRVLLIEDKSHLGDFGLMIDALRDANIEVVQQPSDELFGSLAELQAYDAVILAGVPRASGDSSEQISSFTDEQIDMLVRNTQQLGAGLLMIGGPEAFGAGGWSGTELEKAMPVDFKIKNTKIQAVGALACIMHASEMAEGNHWQKVIARAAVEQLGPADYAGVLHWTVSGDAWLWGGRNGLLEVGPNRKAMLTAIGRMTPGDMPQFDPAMRMAVAGLTRTPASTKHCIIISDGDPSDPSPGTINSFKTNNITISTVAVASHGLTESARLRKIAQDTGGKYYQAASGKALPRIFQREARRVSRPLVYEPPGGANPQVIFPHAMLEGVDRVLPNINGFVLTQTKDSPLAQVLIQSPKPDSPENATVLAVWTYGLGRTAVMTTDAGARWAADWTEWPGYDKFYAQLVRWLMRPTGDTGKFSIATQVRDGEVQVVVNALDQDDSFLNFLDMNASALDPSLKPVPLRMRQTAPGRYVGSFPADETGSYFVNVVPGPGMSPLTTGVTVPYSDEFRVRETNRALMESLAALKPRGGEPGEVTPPLENQLSESLVDTNAFRGGLALARSFRDVWPWFVLASCGLFLGDVFVRRVAINFDWIGRTVARMRGQKQDRDASVAARLDALQKSKESLGDSLERRRASVRFEPTEAEGTPVDTSTISGPRSETKPIAEPKPESSGPSYTERLLEAKRRAKKDKGES; this is translated from the coding sequence ATGATGCTGCCCACGCGAATCGGTTTTGACCAACCCGGCTACCTGTGGTTGCTGCTGTTCCTGCCGCTGTTGTGGTGGTACGGGTATCGGTCGTTGGCAGCACTGGGGCGGTTCCGCCGTGGTTTTGCCCTGCTGTTTCGCACCGTCGTTTGGACCGGCATCGTGTTCGCGCTGGCTGGAGTGCAATGGGTGTGGGTCAGCGATCGCGTGACGGTCATGTATTTATTGGACCAAAGCGAGAGCATTCCGCGAGTCAAACGCCAAGTGATGCTCGACTACGTGATCCGCAATGTTCGACGTCATCGAGACGGCACTCGCGAAGACCGCGCGGGGATCGTCGTGTTTGGACGCGACGCGTCGATCGAGATCCCACCGTTTGACGATGACATTCCTCCGCTGCGTCGACTCGAAAGTCTGCGTGATCGCACCGATGCGACAAATTTGGAATCGGCATTGAATCTGGCCCAGGCCTCGATGCCCGAAGATACCTCGCGGCGCATTGTGATTGTTACCGATGGCAACGAGAACATCGGGCAAGCTCGCAAATTGGCGGCGCGTGCGGCGCAAGCGGGGATCGGAATCGATGTCGTTCCGGTGATCATCGATACCAAGAGCGAAGTGTTGGTCGAAAAAATCGACTTGCCGGACAACATCCGCAAAGGGCAACCGTTCGAGGCGCGGATCGTCGTCAGCAATTATTCCGAGGCGGGAAGCGGCGAACCGGTCGAAGGAAAATTGCGAGTCAAACAGCGTGTCGGTGGCCAAGAATCGTTGCTGTTAGAGCAATCGGTGACACTCGATGACGGAAAGAACGTCTTCCCGCTTCGCCATCAAATCGAACAACCCGCTGGCTACACCTACGAAGCCGAATTTGTTCCCGACGCGGCTGACGACGATGGCATCCGCCAAAACAATAGTGCGACGGCGTACACCTACGTTCGGGGCAAAGGACGAGTGTTGTTAATCGAAGACAAGTCGCACCTCGGCGACTTTGGTTTGATGATCGATGCGTTGCGAGACGCGAACATCGAAGTGGTCCAGCAACCGAGTGACGAATTGTTTGGTTCACTAGCCGAGTTGCAGGCGTATGACGCGGTGATCTTGGCAGGCGTCCCGCGAGCCTCGGGGGACAGTAGCGAACAGATTTCGTCGTTCACGGACGAGCAAATCGATATGCTTGTTCGCAACACTCAGCAACTCGGTGCTGGGTTGTTGATGATCGGCGGTCCCGAGGCCTTCGGCGCTGGCGGTTGGTCGGGCACCGAATTGGAAAAGGCAATGCCGGTCGATTTCAAGATCAAGAACACCAAAATCCAAGCCGTCGGCGCGTTGGCGTGCATCATGCACGCTAGCGAGATGGCCGAAGGCAACCATTGGCAAAAAGTGATCGCGCGAGCGGCTGTCGAGCAATTGGGACCAGCCGACTACGCCGGCGTTTTACACTGGACCGTTTCGGGCGATGCGTGGCTGTGGGGCGGGCGTAATGGATTGCTCGAAGTGGGGCCAAACCGCAAGGCGATGTTGACTGCGATCGGGCGAATGACGCCCGGCGATATGCCACAATTTGACCCCGCGATGCGGATGGCCGTCGCCGGTTTGACTCGCACCCCCGCTTCGACCAAGCACTGCATTATCATCAGCGATGGTGACCCGAGCGATCCCTCGCCAGGCACGATCAACTCGTTCAAAACCAATAACATCACGATCAGTACCGTGGCGGTCGCGTCGCATGGTTTGACCGAGAGTGCGCGGTTGCGAAAGATCGCGCAAGACACTGGAGGCAAGTACTATCAAGCCGCTAGCGGTAAAGCGCTGCCGCGAATCTTTCAGCGTGAAGCACGTCGCGTGTCGCGGCCGTTGGTTTACGAGCCGCCTGGGGGGGCGAACCCGCAAGTCATTTTCCCCCACGCGATGCTCGAAGGAGTCGATCGGGTGCTGCCAAATATCAATGGCTTTGTTTTGACACAGACCAAAGACAGCCCGCTGGCTCAAGTCTTGATTCAATCGCCGAAACCCGATTCACCCGAGAATGCGACGGTGTTGGCGGTGTGGACCTACGGATTGGGGCGGACCGCAGTGATGACCACCGATGCGGGCGCCCGCTGGGCCGCCGATTGGACCGAGTGGCCAGGCTATGACAAGTTTTATGCTCAATTGGTCCGCTGGTTGATGCGGCCCACCGGCGATACAGGAAAGTTTTCAATCGCGACGCAGGTCCGCGACGGCGAGGTCCAAGTGGTGGTCAACGCGTTGGATCAAGACGATTCGTTTTTGAATTTTCTGGATATGAATGCCTCCGCACTCGATCCGAGTTTGAAACCCGTTCCGCTGCGAATGCGACAAACTGCACCGGGGCGTTACGTGGGGTCGTTTCCAGCCGACGAAACCGGCAGCTATTTCGTCAATGTGGTCCCAGGGCCAGGGATGTCACCGCTGACCACCGGGGTGACGGTGCCTTACAGCGACGAATTTCGTGTGCGTGAAACCAATCGAGCACTAATGGAATCGCTGGCAGCGCTGAAACCACGCGGTGGCGAACCAGGCGAGGTGACACCGCCGCTGGAAAATCAGCTCAGTGAATCGCTCGTCGATACCAACGCGTTTCGAGGTGGTTTGGCTTTGGCGAGAAGTTTTCGCGACGTGTGGCCCTGGTTCGTGTTAGCGAGTTGCGGATTGTTTCTCGGTGACGTCTTCGTTCGCCGAGTGGCGATTAATTTTGATTGGATCGGCCGAACGGTCGCTCGCATGCGTGGACAAAAACAAGATCGCGACGCAAGCGTGGCCGCGCGGCTCGACGCGTTACAGAAAAGCAAAGAGTCGCTTGGCGATTCGCTTGAGCGGCGTCGGGCAAGCGTGCGGTTCGAACCGACCGAAGCCGAGGGGACTCCCGTCGACACGTCCACGATCAGCGGCCCTCGCAGCGAAACCAAACCGATCGCCGAACCCAAACCCGAATCGTCTGGGCCCAGTTACACTGAGCGTTTGCTGGAAGCCAAGCGACGTGCAAAGAAGGACAAGGGCGAGTCGTAG
- a CDS encoding CPBP family intramembrane glutamic endopeptidase: MDPRPPEDDQSQRYPSDVDPRPNPESPQDPAAFDSPAINPSSLHSPTFGSQPIESSNPYANAAPPGSHPLSTVDELAPLPHSSIDLSPERFRWWTAIAVVAASLGVFLFVSMLTSVLAFLIVHGGFNPKLVSDPNALGDVMKSRVGIVMIILIPQLAMIVPSLIAALLSPVETRKRLSLVRGRWPVWVWFAAASATPLVGLISSLVVGGFMEESESLKVMSEAFRFHGQNGFLIPIALLIGATPALCEEILFRGYVQTRLAKSFGPTAGIFVSSFLFAAFHMDFVHVIAVFPLGVYLGFLSWKSRSLFPAMLAHFVNNVISVVAVCFAPADKTDVLGMPSIAISVFILGFGIVGIASVVFASVYYRDPETVA; the protein is encoded by the coding sequence ATGGATCCTCGTCCGCCTGAAGACGATCAATCACAACGCTACCCATCGGACGTCGATCCGAGGCCGAATCCGGAATCACCGCAGGACCCTGCCGCGTTCGACTCGCCCGCCATCAACCCGAGTTCTCTCCACTCGCCCACGTTCGGCTCGCAACCGATCGAGTCGTCCAACCCGTATGCAAACGCGGCACCACCGGGATCGCATCCTCTGTCCACGGTGGATGAGCTTGCTCCGTTGCCGCACAGTTCGATCGACTTGTCTCCCGAGCGTTTCCGCTGGTGGACCGCCATTGCCGTCGTAGCTGCCTCGCTTGGCGTTTTTTTGTTCGTCAGCATGTTGACCTCGGTGCTGGCGTTTCTAATCGTCCACGGCGGTTTCAACCCCAAATTGGTGTCGGACCCCAATGCGCTGGGCGACGTGATGAAATCGCGAGTCGGGATCGTGATGATCATATTGATTCCGCAATTGGCCATGATCGTGCCATCGCTGATCGCAGCGTTGCTGTCACCGGTGGAAACACGCAAGCGGTTGTCGTTGGTTCGCGGTCGCTGGCCCGTTTGGGTTTGGTTCGCGGCGGCATCGGCCACGCCATTGGTGGGGCTGATTTCGTCGCTGGTCGTCGGCGGATTTATGGAAGAGAGCGAGAGTTTGAAGGTGATGAGCGAGGCGTTTCGTTTCCATGGCCAAAATGGTTTTTTGATTCCGATTGCCTTGTTGATCGGAGCGACTCCGGCGCTGTGTGAAGAAATCCTGTTTCGTGGTTACGTGCAAACGCGATTGGCTAAATCGTTCGGTCCAACCGCTGGCATTTTTGTTTCCTCGTTTCTGTTTGCCGCCTTCCACATGGACTTTGTCCACGTCATCGCGGTTTTTCCGCTGGGCGTCTATCTGGGGTTTCTGTCTTGGAAAAGCAGGTCACTGTTTCCCGCCATGCTGGCTCACTTTGTCAACAACGTGATCAGCGTCGTGGCGGTCTGTTTCGCACCGGCCGACAAGACCGATGTGCTGGGGATGCCCAGCATCGCAATCTCGGTTTTCATCCTGGGATTTGGTATAGTGGGCATTGCCTCCGTCGTTTTTGCTTCGGTTTATTACCGGGATCCGGAAACGGTTGCATAG
- a CDS encoding PF20097 family protein, giving the protein MSAPSVNCPFCSVPMESGYAWVAHIFAGGLVWQKSKPDLKFWRPSPGKTVIHSYVFNESRSLRPAYRCPECESITIQPHGKTE; this is encoded by the coding sequence GTGAGTGCCCCTAGCGTCAATTGCCCGTTCTGCTCCGTTCCAATGGAATCCGGCTACGCCTGGGTTGCGCACATTTTTGCTGGTGGACTGGTCTGGCAAAAGTCCAAGCCTGATCTGAAATTCTGGCGTCCCTCGCCTGGCAAAACCGTCATTCATTCTTACGTGTTCAACGAATCCCGATCGCTGCGGCCCGCGTATCGCTGTCCCGAATGTGAAAGCATCACGATTCAACCGCACGGTAAGACCGAATGA